The proteins below are encoded in one region of Mycobacterium shinjukuense:
- the lsr2 gene encoding histone-like nucleoid-structuring protein Lsr2: MAKKVTVTLVDDFDGAGAADETVEFGLDGVTYEIDLSSKNAAKLRGDLKQWVAAGRRVGGRRRGRSGSGRGRGAIDREQSAAIREWARRNGHNVSSRGRIPADIIDAFHAAT, translated from the coding sequence ATGGCGAAGAAAGTGACCGTCACCTTGGTCGATGATTTCGACGGTGCCGGCGCGGCTGATGAAACGGTCGAATTCGGGCTTGACGGAGTGACCTATGAGATCGACCTTTCGAGCAAGAATGCGGCAAAACTGCGCGGCGACCTGAAGCAATGGGTGGCAGCCGGGCGGCGCGTCGGCGGACGGCGACGCGGGCGTTCGGGCTCCGGCCGTGGCCGCGGGGCGATTGACCGCGAACAAAGCGCCGCTATTCGGGAATGGGCCCGCCGCAACGGGCACAACGTGTCGTCTCGTGGGCGTATCCCCGCCGACATCATCGACGCATTCCACGCCGCGACCTAG
- the panD gene encoding aspartate 1-decarboxylase, translating into MLRTMLKSKIHRATVTQADLHYVGSVTIDADLMDAADLLEGEQVTIVDIDNGARLVTYAITGERGSGVIGINGAAAHLVHPGDLVILLAYATMEDTEARRYRPRIVFVDADNKQIDLGHDPAFVPADAGSLCPARGWYPHDPRIGVR; encoded by the coding sequence ATGCTACGGACGATGCTGAAATCGAAGATCCACCGGGCCACCGTCACGCAGGCCGACCTGCACTACGTCGGCTCGGTCACCATCGACGCCGACCTGATGGACGCCGCGGACCTGCTCGAAGGCGAGCAGGTGACCATCGTCGACATCGACAACGGAGCCCGGCTGGTCACCTACGCCATCACCGGGGAACGCGGCAGCGGCGTGATCGGGATCAATGGCGCCGCGGCCCATCTCGTTCACCCCGGAGACCTGGTGATCCTGCTCGCGTACGCCACCATGGAGGACACCGAGGCCCGCCGCTACCGGCCGCGCATCGTGTTCGTCGACGCCGACAACAAGCAGATCGACCTAGGCCACGATCCGGCGTTCGTACCGGCCGACGCGGGCTCGCTGTGCCCCGCACGCGGGTGGTACCCCCACGACCCCCGGATCGGTGTGCGATAG
- the lysS gene encoding lysine--tRNA ligase, whose product MSSADPSEDAADLPEQFRIRRDKRARLLARGHQAYPVAVERTHTLAEIRAAYADLPLDSATDDVVGVAGRVVFARNTGKLCFATLQDGDGTQLQAMISLDKVGRDALDAWKADVDLGDIVYVHGTVISSRRGELSVLADSWRMAAKSLRPLPVAHKEMSEEARVRRRYVDLVVRPQARSVARLRIAVVRALRSALERRGFLEVETPMLQTLAGGAAARPFTTHSNALDIDLYLRIAPELFLKRCVVGGFDRVYELNRVFRNEGADSTHSPEFSMLETYQTYGTYDDSAAVTRELIQEVADEAIGTRQLPMPDGSVYDIDGEWASIQMYPSLSAALGDEITPQTSVDRLRDIAHRLDVEIRHSHAVGHGKLVEELWEHTVGKSLTAPTFVKDFPVETTPLTRQHRSIPGVTEKWDLYLHGVELATGYSELTDPVVQRERFADQARAAAAGDDEAMQLDEDFLAALEYGMPPCTGTGMGIDRLLMSLTGLSIRETVLFPIVRPHSN is encoded by the coding sequence GTGAGCTCTGCCGACCCGTCGGAGGACGCAGCCGACCTCCCCGAGCAGTTCCGGATTCGTCGGGACAAGCGCGCTCGCCTGTTGGCGCGGGGACACCAGGCCTACCCGGTCGCGGTGGAGCGCACGCACACCCTGGCCGAGATCCGCGCGGCCTACGCCGACCTGCCGCTCGACTCGGCGACCGATGACGTGGTCGGGGTCGCCGGCCGGGTGGTGTTCGCGCGCAACACCGGCAAACTGTGCTTTGCGACCTTGCAGGACGGCGACGGCACCCAGCTGCAGGCGATGATCAGCCTCGACAAGGTGGGGCGGGATGCCCTGGACGCGTGGAAGGCCGATGTCGACCTGGGTGACATCGTCTATGTGCACGGCACCGTGATCAGTTCCCGGCGGGGAGAGTTGTCCGTTCTCGCCGACTCCTGGCGGATGGCGGCCAAGTCGTTGCGGCCGCTGCCGGTCGCGCACAAGGAGATGAGCGAAGAAGCGCGCGTTCGGCGTCGGTATGTCGACCTGGTCGTGCGCCCGCAGGCGCGCTCTGTGGCCCGTCTGCGGATCGCCGTTGTCCGCGCACTGCGGAGTGCGTTGGAACGCCGCGGGTTCCTGGAAGTCGAAACGCCCATGTTGCAGACGCTGGCCGGCGGCGCCGCGGCCAGGCCGTTCACGACGCATTCCAATGCGCTGGACATCGATCTTTACCTGCGGATCGCGCCGGAACTGTTCCTCAAGCGCTGCGTGGTCGGTGGTTTCGACAGGGTCTACGAACTTAATCGGGTGTTCCGAAACGAAGGAGCCGATTCCACGCATTCCCCGGAATTCTCCATGCTGGAGACCTACCAGACCTACGGCACCTATGACGATTCGGCGGCGGTCACCCGGGAGCTTATTCAGGAGGTAGCCGACGAGGCGATTGGCACCAGACAACTGCCGATGCCCGACGGCAGTGTCTACGACATCGACGGAGAATGGGCGAGCATACAAATGTATCCGTCGCTGTCCGCGGCGCTTGGTGACGAGATCACGCCGCAGACGTCGGTCGATCGCTTACGTGACATCGCGCACCGGCTCGATGTTGAGATTCGTCACAGCCATGCCGTCGGGCACGGCAAACTCGTCGAGGAGCTCTGGGAGCACACCGTGGGCAAGAGCTTGACCGCGCCCACGTTTGTCAAGGATTTCCCGGTAGAGACAACTCCTTTGACCCGCCAGCACCGCAGCATCCCGGGAGTGACCGAAAAGTGGGACCTCTACCTGCACGGAGTGGAACTGGCCACCGGGTACTCGGAATTAACCGATCCCGTCGTGCAGCGGGAGAGATTCGCTGATCAGGCGCGTGCCGCGGCCGCCGGTGATGACGAGGCGATGCAACTGGACGAGGATTTTCTGGCCGCTCTCGAGTATGGGATGCCGCCATGCACCGGAACGGGAATGGGTATCGATCGGTTGTTGATGTCGTTGACCGGGCTGTCAATTAGGGAGACAGTTTTGTTCCCGATTGTTCGGCCACACTCCAACTGA
- a CDS encoding PIN domain-containing protein, whose amino-acid sequence MRAVLDTSVLIAAEPPGDIDAAISVASITELHFGVLVASDDDERARRISRLAAIEAAFDPLPITVEVARVWGRLAAGVHQRGGKPRRRQIDLAIAATAIVERVPLLTHNLADFEIIKDLVDARQA is encoded by the coding sequence ATGAGGGCGGTGCTCGACACCTCCGTGCTCATCGCCGCGGAGCCTCCGGGCGACATCGACGCGGCGATCAGCGTCGCATCGATCACCGAACTGCACTTCGGGGTCCTCGTCGCCAGCGACGACGACGAGCGAGCCCGCCGGATAAGCCGCCTGGCCGCGATCGAGGCGGCCTTCGACCCGCTGCCGATCACCGTTGAGGTGGCGCGGGTGTGGGGCCGGCTTGCGGCTGGAGTCCATCAACGGGGCGGCAAACCACGGCGTCGGCAGATCGACCTGGCGATCGCAGCCACCGCAATCGTCGAGCGGGTACCGCTGCTTACACACAACCTCGCCGACTTCGAGATCATCAAGGACCTGGTCGACGCTCGGCAAGCCTGA
- the clpC1 gene encoding ATP-dependent protease ATP-binding subunit ClpC, whose product MFERFTDRARRVVVLAQEEARMLNHNYIGTEHILLGLIHEGEGVAAKSLESLGISLEGVRSQVEEIIGQGQQAPSGHIPFTPRAKKVLELSLREALQLGHNYIGTEHILLGLIREGEGVAAQVLVKLGAELTRVRQQVIQLLSGYQGKEAAEAGTGGRGGESGSPSTSLVLDQFGRNLTAAAIEGKLDPVIGREKEIERVMQVLSRRTKNNPVLIGEPGVGKTAVVEGLAQAIVHGEVPETLKDKQLYTLDLGSLVAGSRYRGDFEERLKKVLKEINTRGDIILFIDELHTLVGAGAAEGAIDAASILKPKLARGELQTIGATTLDEYRKYIEKDAALERRFQPVQVGEPTVEHTIEILKGLRDRYEAHHRVSISDSAIVAAATLADRYINDRFLPDKAIDLIDEAGARMRIRRMTAPPDLREYDEKIAEARREKESAIDAQDFEKAASLRDREKQLVAQRAEREKQWRSGDLDVVAEVDDEQIAEVLGNWTGIPVFKLTEAETTRLLRMEEELHKRIIGQEDAVKAVSKAIRRTRAGLKDPKRPSGSFIFAGPSGVGKTELSKALANFLFGDDDALIQIDMGEFHDRFTASRLFGAPPGYVGYEEGGQLTEKVRRKPFSVVLFDEIEKAHQEIYNSLLQVLEDGRLTDGQGRTVDFKNTVLIFTSNLGTSDISKPVGLGFTKGGGANDYERMKQKVNDELKKHFRPEFLNRIDDIIVFHQLTREEIIRMVDLMISRVAGQLKSKDMALELTDQAKSLLAKRGFDPVLGARPLRRTIQREIEDQLSEKILFEEVGPGQLVTVDVDNWDGEGSGEDAVFTFTGTRKPPAEPDLAKAGAAGAHRAAGTD is encoded by the coding sequence ATGTTCGAACGATTTACCGACCGTGCCCGCAGGGTGGTCGTCCTGGCTCAAGAAGAGGCCAGGATGCTCAACCACAACTACATCGGCACCGAGCACATCCTGTTGGGTCTGATCCACGAGGGCGAAGGTGTGGCGGCCAAGTCGCTGGAGTCGCTGGGGATCTCGCTGGAAGGCGTGCGCAGCCAGGTCGAGGAGATCATCGGCCAGGGCCAGCAGGCGCCGTCCGGGCACATCCCGTTTACCCCGCGCGCCAAGAAGGTCCTTGAGCTGAGCCTGCGCGAGGCGCTACAACTCGGCCACAACTACATCGGCACCGAGCACATTCTGCTGGGCCTGATCCGTGAGGGTGAGGGCGTGGCCGCCCAGGTGCTGGTCAAGCTGGGCGCCGAGCTAACCCGGGTGCGCCAGCAGGTGATCCAACTGCTGTCCGGCTACCAGGGCAAGGAGGCCGCCGAGGCCGGCACCGGTGGTCGCGGCGGCGAGTCCGGCAGCCCGTCCACGTCGTTGGTGCTCGATCAGTTCGGCCGCAACCTGACCGCTGCCGCGATCGAGGGCAAGCTGGACCCGGTCATCGGCCGCGAGAAGGAAATCGAGCGGGTGATGCAGGTGCTCTCCCGGCGCACCAAGAACAACCCGGTGCTGATCGGCGAGCCCGGCGTCGGCAAGACGGCCGTGGTGGAGGGGTTGGCGCAGGCCATCGTGCACGGCGAGGTGCCCGAGACGCTGAAGGACAAGCAGCTCTACACGTTGGACCTGGGATCGCTGGTCGCCGGTTCGCGCTACCGCGGTGACTTCGAGGAACGCCTGAAGAAGGTGCTCAAGGAGATCAACACCCGCGGCGACATCATCTTGTTCATCGACGAGCTGCACACCCTGGTGGGTGCCGGCGCCGCGGAGGGCGCGATCGACGCCGCGTCGATCCTGAAACCCAAGCTTGCCCGCGGTGAGCTGCAAACGATCGGTGCCACCACGCTCGACGAATACCGCAAGTACATCGAGAAGGACGCCGCGTTGGAGCGCCGCTTCCAGCCGGTGCAGGTCGGCGAGCCGACGGTGGAGCACACCATCGAGATCCTCAAGGGTCTGCGCGACCGCTACGAGGCCCACCACCGGGTGTCGATCAGCGACTCCGCCATTGTGGCCGCGGCCACCCTGGCCGACCGCTACATCAACGACCGGTTCCTGCCGGACAAGGCCATCGACCTGATCGACGAGGCGGGTGCGCGCATGCGGATCCGGCGGATGACCGCGCCGCCGGACCTGCGCGAGTACGACGAAAAGATCGCCGAGGCGCGCCGGGAGAAGGAATCGGCGATCGACGCCCAGGACTTCGAGAAGGCCGCCAGCCTGCGCGACCGCGAAAAGCAACTGGTGGCCCAGCGCGCGGAGCGCGAAAAGCAGTGGCGCTCAGGGGATCTCGACGTGGTCGCCGAGGTCGACGACGAGCAGATCGCCGAGGTGTTGGGCAACTGGACCGGCATCCCGGTGTTTAAGCTCACCGAGGCCGAGACCACCCGGCTGCTGCGGATGGAAGAGGAGCTGCACAAACGGATCATCGGGCAGGAGGACGCCGTCAAGGCGGTGTCCAAGGCGATCCGCCGCACCCGGGCCGGGCTGAAAGACCCCAAGCGCCCGTCGGGTTCGTTCATCTTCGCCGGCCCGTCCGGTGTCGGTAAGACCGAGCTGTCCAAGGCGCTGGCCAACTTCCTGTTCGGCGACGACGACGCGCTCATCCAGATCGATATGGGCGAGTTCCACGACCGGTTCACCGCGTCGCGGCTGTTCGGCGCCCCGCCCGGGTATGTCGGCTACGAGGAGGGTGGCCAGCTCACCGAGAAGGTGCGGCGCAAGCCGTTTTCGGTGGTGCTGTTCGACGAGATCGAGAAGGCGCACCAGGAGATCTACAACAGCCTGCTGCAGGTGCTCGAGGATGGCCGGCTCACCGACGGGCAGGGCCGCACGGTGGACTTCAAGAACACGGTGCTGATCTTCACGTCCAACCTGGGCACCTCCGACATCTCCAAGCCGGTCGGGCTGGGCTTCACCAAGGGCGGCGGCGCCAACGACTACGAGCGGATGAAGCAGAAGGTCAACGACGAGCTCAAGAAGCACTTCCGCCCGGAGTTCCTCAACCGCATCGACGACATCATCGTCTTCCACCAGCTGACCCGCGAGGAGATCATTCGCATGGTGGACCTGATGATCAGCCGGGTCGCCGGTCAGCTCAAGAGCAAGGACATGGCGCTGGAACTCACCGACCAGGCCAAGTCCCTGCTGGCCAAGCGTGGCTTCGATCCGGTGCTGGGTGCCCGGCCACTGCGGCGCACCATCCAACGCGAAATCGAGGACCAGCTCTCGGAGAAGATCCTCTTCGAGGAGGTCGGTCCGGGGCAGCTCGTCACCGTCGACGTGGACAACTGGGACGGCGAAGGCTCCGGCGAGGACGCGGTGTTCACCTTCACCGGGACCCGCAAGCCTCCAGCCGAGCCGGACCTGGCCAAGGCCGGGGCGGCGGGAGCCCACCGCGCCGCCGGGACGGACTAG
- a CDS encoding type III pantothenate kinase has translation MLLAIDVRNTHTVVGLLSGAQDHAKVVQQWRIRTESEVTADELALTIDGLIGEDSERLTGTAALSTVPSVLHEVRIMLDQYWPSVPHVLIEPGVRTGIPLLVDNPKEVGADRIVNCLAAFHRFHKAAIVVDFGSSICVDVVSAKGEFLGGAIAPGVQVSSDAAAARSAALRRVELARPRSVVGKNTVECMQSGAVFGFAGLVDGLVGRIREDVGGFSDHDDVAIVATGHTAPLLLPELRTVAHYDQHLTLHGLRLVFERNRDARRLKTAR, from the coding sequence GTGCTGCTGGCGATCGACGTCCGCAACACCCACACCGTCGTCGGCCTGCTGTCGGGCGCCCAGGACCACGCAAAGGTCGTCCAACAGTGGCGGATACGCACCGAATCCGAGGTCACCGCCGACGAGCTGGCGCTCACCATCGACGGCCTGATCGGCGAGGATTCCGAGCGGCTCACCGGCACGGCCGCGCTGTCCACGGTCCCGTCGGTGCTGCACGAGGTGCGGATCATGCTCGACCAGTACTGGCCGTCGGTGCCGCACGTGCTGATCGAACCGGGCGTGCGCACCGGCATACCGCTGCTGGTCGACAACCCCAAGGAGGTGGGTGCCGACCGGATCGTGAACTGCCTGGCGGCGTTTCACAGGTTCCACAAGGCCGCCATCGTCGTCGACTTCGGATCGTCGATCTGTGTCGACGTGGTGTCGGCCAAGGGCGAGTTTCTCGGCGGCGCCATCGCGCCCGGCGTGCAGGTGTCATCCGATGCCGCGGCGGCGCGTTCGGCCGCGCTGCGCCGCGTGGAATTGGCTCGCCCCCGTTCGGTGGTCGGCAAGAACACCGTCGAATGCATGCAGTCCGGCGCGGTGTTCGGCTTTGCCGGGCTGGTCGACGGGCTGGTCGGGCGGATCCGCGAGGACGTCGGCGGTTTCTCCGACCACGATGACGTCGCGATCGTGGCGACCGGGCACACCGCGCCGCTGCTGCTGCCCGAGCTACGCACCGTCGCGCACTACGACCAGCATCTGACCCTGCATGGCCTGCGGCTCGTCTTCGAACGTAACCGGGACGCCCGCCGATTGAAGACGGCGCGCTGA
- a CDS encoding type II toxin-antitoxin system Phd/YefM family antitoxin, producing METIPQKQLRNQVSDVLRRVEAGETFTVTVAGRPVAELRPAHRRRWVSGAALAGIWHGSPPRGLDDDLARLGTALVDPFRR from the coding sequence GTGGAAACCATTCCGCAGAAGCAGCTGCGCAACCAGGTGAGCGACGTGCTGCGTCGCGTTGAAGCGGGCGAGACATTCACCGTGACCGTCGCCGGCCGTCCGGTGGCCGAACTGCGCCCGGCGCACCGCCGCCGCTGGGTCAGCGGTGCTGCGCTCGCCGGCATCTGGCATGGTTCGCCACCACGGGGCCTCGACGACGACCTCGCTCGGCTGGGCACCGCGTTGGTCGACCCGTTCCGTCGATGA
- a CDS encoding serine hydrolase, with the protein MPDTRPTPWPPELRCWNSRSCSTLPGPPSLGNRRVRARRGLALGAAAALIVTLAPGCASSPTSSANAENPGHRIDTRTPPGLRAQQTMDMLNSDWPIGAVGVRTLATPEKVDSVTTTMGALWWDRPFTLDGVDIGASVATLHLVSSFGARQDIRIHTDDDGWVDRFDLETQAPSITSWRDVDAVLSKTGARYSYQVAKVDHGHCDPVAGTNTGESLPLASIFKLYVLHALAGAVKDDTVSWDELLTVTAKSKAVGSSGLELPVGARVSVRTAAEKMIATSDNMATDLLIDRLGTHAIEQALVSAGHHDPASMTPFPTMYELFSVGWGVPDLRDQWRHASQEDRARLLQQANSTPYQPDPSRAHTPASSYGAEWYGSAEDICRVHAVLQADAVGRAGPVKQILSAVAGIQLDRDEWPYIGAKAGGLPGDLTFSWYAVDKTGQPWVVSFQLNWPRDHGPTVTGWMLQVARQVFALIAPR; encoded by the coding sequence ATGCCGGACACCAGGCCAACCCCGTGGCCACCGGAGCTTCGCTGCTGGAATTCGAGGTCGTGCTCGACGTTGCCGGGACCGCCGAGTCTGGGTAACCGGCGCGTGCGCGCACGCCGTGGGCTGGCGCTCGGTGCCGCGGCCGCATTGATAGTCACCCTGGCACCGGGTTGCGCGTCCTCCCCGACGTCGTCGGCGAACGCGGAAAATCCGGGGCACCGGATCGACACCAGAACGCCGCCGGGTTTGCGGGCCCAGCAGACCATGGACATGCTCAACTCGGACTGGCCGATCGGCGCGGTCGGAGTGCGCACACTGGCCACGCCGGAGAAGGTCGACTCGGTGACGACGACCATGGGGGCATTGTGGTGGGATCGGCCATTCACGCTCGACGGTGTGGATATTGGCGCCAGTGTGGCCACGCTGCACCTGGTTTCGTCCTTCGGCGCGCGACAAGACATCCGGATTCACACCGACGACGACGGCTGGGTTGACCGGTTCGACCTGGAAACTCAGGCGCCGTCGATCACGTCGTGGCGCGACGTAGACGCCGTGCTGAGCAAGACCGGCGCCCGCTACTCGTATCAGGTCGCCAAGGTGGACCATGGTCACTGCGACCCGGTGGCGGGCACCAACACCGGCGAATCCCTGCCGCTGGCATCGATTTTCAAGTTGTACGTGCTGCATGCGCTGGCCGGTGCGGTCAAGGACGACACGGTGTCCTGGGACGAACTGCTGACCGTCACCGCCAAAAGCAAGGCCGTGGGCTCTTCCGGCCTGGAACTGCCTGTGGGGGCACGTGTTTCGGTTCGCACGGCCGCCGAGAAGATGATCGCCACCAGTGACAACATGGCCACCGACTTGCTGATCGACAGGTTGGGCACACACGCGATCGAACAGGCGCTGGTCAGCGCCGGCCATCACGATCCGGCCAGCATGACACCGTTTCCGACGATGTACGAGCTGTTTTCCGTTGGCTGGGGCGTTCCGGATCTGCGTGACCAATGGCGGCACGCGTCGCAGGAAGACCGGGCCCGGTTGCTACAGCAGGCGAATTCCACTCCTTACCAGCCTGATCCAAGCCGCGCCCACACGCCGGCCTCCAGTTACGGAGCGGAGTGGTATGGCAGCGCCGAGGACATCTGCCGCGTCCACGCGGTGTTGCAGGCCGATGCCGTCGGCCGGGCCGGACCCGTCAAACAGATCCTGTCCGCGGTGGCGGGTATCCAGCTGGACCGCGACGAATGGCCATACATCGGCGCCAAGGCCGGCGGTCTGCCGGGGGACCTGACGTTCAGCTGGTACGCCGTCGACAAGACCGGCCAACCATGGGTGGTGAGCTTTCAGCTGAACTGGCCGCGTGATCACGGGCCGACGGTGACGGGTTGGATGCTGCAGGTGGCCAGGCAGGTCTTTGCGCTGATTGCGCCGCGATAG